The Pseudorhodobacter turbinis genome contains a region encoding:
- a CDS encoding DUF1153 domain-containing protein, which produces MYLKKVDGPRQVTLADGTVLCRADLPPEDTKRWVASRKAVVVHAVVHGLISESEALKRYSLSEEEFALWREAVESHGENALKVTAIQKYRQL; this is translated from the coding sequence ATGTATCTTAAAAAAGTCGATGGCCCGCGGCAGGTTACGCTCGCGGATGGAACAGTGTTGTGTCGTGCGGATTTACCTCCGGAAGATACAAAGCGGTGGGTGGCCAGTCGAAAGGCAGTTGTCGTCCATGCTGTGGTTCACGGGTTAATTTCCGAATCAGAAGCGCTTAAACGTTACTCGTTGTCGGAGGAAGAGTTCGCACTTTGGCGTGAAGCAGTGGAATCGCATGGCGAAAATGCCCTAAAGGTCACAGCTATTCAAAAGTATAGACAACTTTAG
- the hisI gene encoding phosphoribosyl-AMP cyclohydrolase has protein sequence MSFDLASLKYDANGLIPAIAQDHATGEVLMLAWMNAESLARTIATGQVTYWSRSRNAFWAKGETSGHVQRLIELRFDCDRDCLLMQVDQAGPACHTNRRSCFYTVVENGEEKITADPM, from the coding sequence ATGTCATTTGACCTCGCAAGCCTGAAATATGACGCCAATGGTCTTATTCCCGCGATCGCGCAGGATCATGCCACGGGCGAAGTCCTTATGCTGGCATGGATGAACGCCGAAAGTCTGGCGCGCACAATCGCCACGGGGCAGGTCACCTATTGGTCGCGCTCACGTAATGCGTTCTGGGCCAAGGGCGAAACCTCGGGCCATGTGCAGCGGTTGATCGAGCTGCGCTTTGATTGTGATCGCGATTGTCTGTTGATGCAGGTGGATCAAGCCGGCCCGGCCTGCCACACCAACCGGCGTTCGTGCTTTTACACCGTCGTGGAAAATGGCGAGGAAAAGATCACCGCAGACCCGATGTAA
- the lpxB gene encoding lipid-A-disaccharide synthase, whose product MKFTLIAGEPSGDRLGAALMAALKTLRPDVQFRGIGGPLMQAEGLVSLFPMEELSVMGIAEILPKYRALKRRIAQAAAATLAENPAALITIDSPDFCLRVAKLVKTARPDLKTIHYVAPSVWAWRPGRAAKMARYIDHVLALLPFEPPLMTAAGMTCDFVGHPVVSEPLAPKSPQDSPLILTLPGSRRGEVSRLCPVIGEVLAKVKTAHPTARVALPTVRGVADLTRELTRDWAIQPDIIEPPDAKHAAFANATVAIAASGTVSLELAANGCPMVIAYKMNPLTMWMMQRVALVDTVTLVNLVSQTRAVPEFLGPACKAENITPPLLALMQPGPARTAQIDAMALTMQRLGQGGEAPNLRAARSVLNAL is encoded by the coding sequence ATGAAATTCACGCTCATCGCAGGGGAGCCTTCGGGCGACCGGCTGGGGGCGGCCCTTATGGCGGCGCTTAAAACCCTGCGGCCGGATGTGCAGTTCCGCGGGATCGGCGGGCCTTTGATGCAGGCCGAAGGTCTTGTCTCCCTCTTCCCGATGGAGGAGCTTTCGGTGATGGGGATTGCGGAAATCTTGCCGAAATACCGCGCCCTCAAGCGCCGGATTGCGCAAGCTGCGGCGGCGACATTGGCCGAAAACCCCGCTGCCTTGATCACCATCGACAGCCCCGACTTTTGTCTGCGCGTGGCGAAACTCGTTAAGACAGCGCGGCCCGACCTGAAGACCATCCACTATGTCGCGCCCTCGGTTTGGGCATGGCGGCCCGGCCGCGCGGCCAAGATGGCCCGCTATATCGATCATGTTCTGGCCCTTTTGCCGTTTGAGCCACCCTTGATGACAGCCGCCGGAATGACCTGTGATTTCGTCGGCCATCCGGTCGTGTCCGAACCGCTTGCACCGAAATCCCCGCAAGACAGCCCGCTGATCCTGACGCTCCCCGGCTCTCGTCGCGGAGAGGTGTCGCGGCTTTGTCCGGTGATTGGCGAGGTGTTGGCAAAGGTAAAGACGGCCCATCCGACTGCGCGCGTGGCCTTGCCAACTGTGCGCGGCGTGGCGGATCTGACGCGTGAGTTGACCCGCGATTGGGCCATTCAACCCGACATCATCGAGCCCCCTGATGCCAAGCACGCGGCCTTTGCCAATGCCACTGTCGCCATTGCCGCGTCGGGCACTGTTTCGTTGGAGCTGGCGGCCAATGGCTGCCCGATGGTGATTGCCTATAAGATGAACCCGCTGACGATGTGGATGATGCAACGCGTGGCGTTGGTTGATACGGTCACTTTGGTGAATCTTGTCTCGCAAACTCGCGCTGTGCCAGAGTTCCTTGGCCCTGCATGCAAGGCCGAAAACATCACTCCGCCGCTGCTGGCGCTTATGCAGCCCGGCCCTGCGCGCACGGCCCAAATTGATGCCATGGCTTTGACGATGCAACGGCTTGGGCAGGGCGGCGAGGCGCCAAACCTGCGCGCCGCACGCTCTGTTCTTAATGCGCTTTAA
- the mnmA gene encoding tRNA 2-thiouridine(34) synthase MnmA has product MSLDYPVNSLGFAKPPAETRVVVAMSGGVDSSAVAAQLASEGYDVVGVTLQLYDHGAALAKKGACCAGRDIHDARRVAETMGFPHYVLDYENTFREAVIDEFADAYLAGATPVPCIRCNERVKFKDLLNTARDLDADCMATGHYIQRKMGTAGPELHMAADHARDQSYFLFSTTAEQLAYLRFPLGHLESKAETRALAAKFGLTVADKPDSQDICFVPDGNYAAVIEKLRPGAADPGDIVDMDGNTLGQHRGVIHYTIGQRRGLGIGGLGDPLYVVQLDADAKRVVVGPKEALSTRIVPLREINWLGDAPLESRKEWPISVKVRSTRPPREAILRPISATEAQVELLSAEEGVSPGQACVFYDQDNTRVLGGGWIWRGH; this is encoded by the coding sequence ATGTCCCTTGATTATCCCGTAAACTCTCTTGGATTCGCCAAGCCCCCTGCCGAGACGCGCGTAGTTGTCGCGATGTCGGGCGGCGTCGACAGTTCTGCCGTGGCGGCTCAGCTGGCCTCCGAGGGTTATGACGTTGTGGGCGTGACCCTGCAGCTTTATGATCACGGTGCGGCGCTGGCAAAAAAAGGTGCGTGCTGTGCTGGCCGTGATATCCACGATGCGCGCCGCGTGGCCGAGACCATGGGCTTCCCGCATTACGTGCTGGATTATGAGAACACCTTTCGTGAGGCGGTGATTGATGAATTCGCCGATGCCTATCTGGCTGGGGCGACGCCAGTCCCCTGCATTCGCTGTAACGAGCGGGTGAAGTTCAAGGACCTGTTGAACACCGCGCGCGATCTGGATGCCGATTGCATGGCGACGGGCCATTACATTCAGCGCAAAATGGGCACCGCGGGGCCAGAGCTGCATATGGCGGCCGATCACGCACGCGATCAAAGCTATTTCCTGTTTTCCACCACCGCCGAACAGCTTGCCTATTTGCGTTTCCCTTTGGGACATCTGGAAAGCAAAGCCGAGACACGGGCCTTGGCCGCGAAATTCGGGCTGACGGTTGCGGATAAACCCGACAGTCAGGATATCTGCTTTGTGCCCGACGGGAACTATGCCGCCGTGATTGAAAAGCTGCGCCCCGGCGCGGCCGATCCAGGCGATATTGTCGATATGGATGGTAATACCCTTGGGCAGCATCGCGGCGTGATCCATTACACCATCGGGCAACGGCGCGGCCTTGGGATCGGCGGGCTTGGCGATCCGCTTTATGTGGTCCAGCTGGATGCAGATGCCAAACGTGTGGTCGTCGGCCCCAAAGAGGCGCTCTCAACCCGTATCGTGCCGCTGCGCGAGATCAACTGGCTGGGGGATGCGCCGCTTGAAAGCCGGAAGGAGTGGCCTATCTCGGTCAAGGTGCGTTCCACTCGCCCCCCGCGCGAGGCGATTTTGCGCCCGATCTCGGCCACCGAAGCGCAGGTCGAACTGCTAAGCGCAGAAGAGGGCGTTTCCCCTGGACAGGCGTGTGTTTTCTACGATCAAGACAACACGCGCGTCTTGGGTGGCGGCTGGATCTGGCGCGGACATTGA
- the ligA gene encoding NAD-dependent DNA ligase LigA produces the protein MQDQDVETLTEVEASAELERLAELLQAANLAYHTKDAPEISDADYDKFKRRNLAIEARFPHLKRADSPSDQVGAVVAEGFSKVAHEVPMLSLGNAFDDTDVEDFEERIRKYLGHSSPLAFTAEPKIDGLSLSLRYEQGKLVHAATRGDGAVGENVTENACTISDIPQVLTDAPDVLEVRGEVYMSHADFQALNERQTARGGKVFANPRNAAAGSLRQLESSITAARPLRFFAYAWGALSSPLADTQMGAINRLKSLGFQVNPLTILCDSTAAMLAHYRKIETQRATLGYDIDGVVYKVDDLTLQRRLGFRSTTPRWAIAHKFPAELAWTRLTDINIQVGRTGALSPVARLDPVTVGGVVVSNATLHNEDYIAGRDSKGAEIRGGKDIRVGDWVQVYRAGDVIPKIADVDLSKRPADAKPFEFPSVCPECKSQALREEGDAIRRCSGGLICPAQAVERLRHFVSRAAFDIEGLGAKQVEAFYRDGWVNTPADIFTLRTRFGTGLQQLKNREGWGEKSALNLFDAIDEKRKVPLNRLIFALGIRHIGESSAKLLANRYASWAAFENAMTHAEIGKGPQWEELLSIDGIGEVLAASAIAAFHNDRERAAIDALVAELEVQPVIARSPSDSPVAGKTVVFTGTLEKMTRAEAKARAESLGAKVSGSVSAKTDILVAGPGAGSKAKAAASLGVEIIDEDGWLSLIGDA, from the coding sequence ATGCAGGATCAAGATGTTGAAACGCTGACCGAAGTTGAGGCCAGCGCAGAGCTTGAAAGGCTTGCAGAGCTATTGCAGGCTGCCAATCTTGCGTATCACACGAAAGACGCGCCAGAAATTTCCGATGCCGACTATGACAAGTTCAAGCGGCGGAACCTTGCGATCGAGGCACGGTTCCCGCATTTGAAGCGGGCGGACAGCCCGTCAGATCAGGTTGGGGCAGTGGTCGCGGAGGGCTTTTCCAAAGTTGCGCATGAAGTGCCTATGCTGAGCTTGGGCAATGCCTTTGATGATACCGATGTCGAAGATTTTGAGGAACGCATCCGGAAATACCTTGGCCATAGCAGCCCGCTGGCTTTCACGGCTGAGCCCAAAATTGATGGCCTGTCGTTGTCTTTGCGGTATGAGCAGGGCAAATTGGTGCATGCGGCGACGCGTGGCGATGGTGCAGTGGGTGAAAATGTCACCGAGAATGCATGTACAATTTCTGATATTCCCCAAGTGCTAACGGATGCCCCCGACGTTTTGGAAGTGCGCGGCGAGGTCTATATGAGCCACGCAGATTTTCAGGCATTGAACGAACGGCAAACCGCGCGCGGGGGGAAAGTGTTCGCTAATCCGCGCAATGCAGCGGCCGGGTCACTGCGCCAGCTGGAATCAAGCATTACCGCAGCGCGCCCTTTGCGTTTTTTCGCCTATGCTTGGGGGGCGTTATCATCGCCCTTGGCAGATACCCAGATGGGCGCGATCAACAGGCTGAAATCGCTGGGGTTTCAAGTAAACCCGCTTACCATCTTATGCGACTCTACGGCCGCTATGTTGGCCCACTACCGCAAGATTGAAACCCAGCGCGCCACGCTTGGCTATGATATCGACGGGGTGGTTTACAAGGTTGATGACCTGACACTTCAGCGGCGTCTCGGATTTCGATCCACAACGCCTCGCTGGGCAATCGCGCATAAATTTCCGGCAGAGCTGGCTTGGACGCGCCTGACGGATATCAACATTCAAGTTGGCCGCACTGGCGCGCTTTCACCCGTTGCCAGATTGGATCCCGTTACTGTTGGCGGGGTTGTTGTGTCCAATGCTACGCTGCATAATGAAGATTACATCGCGGGTCGGGACAGCAAAGGTGCCGAGATTAGGGGCGGCAAAGACATTCGCGTTGGTGATTGGGTGCAAGTTTACCGGGCCGGCGATGTGATCCCCAAGATTGCGGATGTCGATCTGTCAAAACGTCCAGCTGATGCCAAGCCATTTGAATTTCCGTCCGTTTGTCCGGAATGCAAATCCCAAGCCCTGCGAGAGGAGGGCGATGCCATTCGCCGTTGTAGCGGTGGGTTGATCTGCCCCGCACAAGCTGTTGAGCGGCTTCGTCATTTCGTGAGCAGGGCCGCTTTTGATATTGAAGGACTGGGCGCGAAACAGGTAGAGGCCTTCTACCGCGATGGCTGGGTGAACACGCCCGCTGATATTTTTACGCTTCGGACGCGCTTTGGAACGGGTTTGCAACAGTTAAAAAACCGCGAGGGCTGGGGAGAGAAATCAGCGCTCAACCTGTTTGATGCCATTGATGAGAAACGCAAAGTACCACTGAACCGGTTAATTTTCGCCCTCGGGATCCGCCATATCGGCGAGAGTTCGGCAAAGCTTCTGGCCAATCGCTATGCGAGCTGGGCCGCATTTGAAAATGCTATGACCCATGCCGAGATTGGCAAAGGCCCACAATGGGAAGAACTTTTGTCGATTGACGGGATTGGCGAGGTGCTCGCCGCCTCGGCCATTGCCGCTTTTCACAATGATCGCGAACGCGCGGCGATTGATGCGCTTGTCGCGGAATTGGAAGTACAGCCCGTGATTGCGCGCAGCCCAAGCGATAGCCCCGTGGCTGGAAAAACCGTGGTTTTCACCGGAACTTTGGAAAAAATGACGCGGGCAGAGGCCAAAGCGCGCGCAGAGAGCCTTGGCGCCAAGGTCTCGGGCTCGGTCTCGGCCAAGACGGATATTCTGGTTGCGGGTCCGGGAGCAGGGTCCAAGGCCAAGGCAGCGGCATCCTTGGGGGTTGAAATCATTGATGAAGATGGTTGGTTGTCATTGATAGGCGACGCATGA
- a CDS encoding iron-sulfur cluster assembly scaffold protein, producing MSDTEMMKLYSGRILELAADIPHVGRLENPQATVRKRSPLCGSVVTVDVVMADGRIAEFAQDVKACALGQAAAAIVGHAIIGCTAAELGDARDALHKMLSEEGPVPPAPFDGFAALQPARDFRNRHASILLAITAAAEAAETA from the coding sequence ATGAGTGATACCGAAATGATGAAGCTTTATTCCGGGCGCATTCTGGAGCTGGCAGCCGATATCCCACATGTCGGGCGGCTGGAAAACCCGCAGGCCACTGTGCGCAAACGCTCTCCACTATGTGGTTCGGTGGTGACGGTGGATGTGGTGATGGCCGACGGGCGCATCGCGGAATTTGCGCAGGATGTGAAGGCCTGCGCTTTGGGTCAGGCAGCGGCCGCCATTGTCGGACATGCGATCATTGGATGCACCGCGGCAGAGCTAGGCGATGCGCGTGATGCACTGCACAAGATGCTGTCCGAAGAGGGTCCGGTCCCACCTGCCCCGTTTGACGGTTTCGCCGCCTTGCAACCGGCACGTGATTTCCGCAATCGCCACGCCTCGATTCTGCTTGCAATTACAGCAGCTGCCGAGGCTGCCGAGACCGCATAA
- the gluQRS gene encoding tRNA glutamyl-Q(34) synthetase GluQRS, translating to MAFVTRFAPSPTGPVHLGHAYSAMLAADMARAAGGRFLLRIEDIDRARSRASWEAQIYDDLHWLGLDWPDPVMRQSKRLAVYGAALDALWARGLLYHCTCTRRDIETAMSAPQEGAMPFGPDGLIYPGTCRDLQRKDGVLRLNMATALDLVDDLNFTETGPRHAGRIEMDKADYLNGIGDIVLARRDMGTSYHLSVVLDDAELGTSHVVRGEDLFEATAIHVLLQRLFGLPTPEYHHHTLIRDAAGKRLAKRDDARALAKYRAEGRSPTDIRQMVGL from the coding sequence GTGGCTTTCGTAACCCGTTTCGCGCCATCACCGACCGGGCCGGTCCATCTTGGCCATGCCTATTCTGCGATGCTTGCGGCTGATATGGCGCGGGCTGCGGGCGGGCGTTTTTTGCTGCGAATCGAAGATATTGACCGTGCCCGCAGCCGTGCCTCATGGGAGGCGCAGATCTATGATGATTTGCACTGGCTTGGGCTGGATTGGCCGGACCCGGTGATGCGTCAGTCGAAGCGGCTTGCGGTATACGGGGCCGCACTTGATGCGCTTTGGGCGCGTGGGCTGCTCTATCATTGCACCTGTACCCGCCGCGATATCGAAACGGCGATGAGTGCACCACAAGAAGGCGCCATGCCCTTTGGGCCTGATGGGCTGATCTATCCGGGGACATGCCGCGATTTGCAGCGCAAGGATGGCGTTTTACGGCTGAATATGGCTACCGCTTTGGATTTGGTAGATGATCTTAACTTTACCGAAACCGGTCCACGCCATGCTGGAAGGATAGAGATGGACAAGGCAGATTATCTGAACGGCATTGGGGATATCGTGCTAGCGCGGCGCGATATGGGCACCTCATATCACCTTTCCGTGGTGCTGGACGATGCAGAGCTTGGGACCAGCCATGTTGTCAGGGGGGAAGACCTGTTTGAAGCCACAGCAATTCATGTGTTGTTACAGCGTCTTTTCGGGCTGCCAACACCGGAATACCACCACCACACCCTAATCAGGGACGCGGCGGGAAAACGCTTGGCGAAACGTGATGACGCCCGCGCATTGGCGAAATATCGGGCCGAGGGGCGCAGCCCTACCGATATCCGGCAGATGGTCGGGCTTTGA
- the ctrA gene encoding response regulator transcription factor CtrA translates to MRILLVEDDPTTSRSIELMLTHANLNVFCTDLGEEGIDLAKLYDYDLILLDINLPDMSGHDVLRQLRLARIDTPILILSGADDTENKLKGFGFGADDYMTKPFHREELVARIHAIIRRSKGHSQSIIKTGQVCVNLDAKTVEVDGKSVHLTGKEYQMLELLSLRKGTTLTKEMFLNHLYGGMDEPELKIIDVFICKLRKKLAEATGGMNHIETVWGRGYVLRDPSPVEEGEPRFAMGA, encoded by the coding sequence ATGCGAATTCTTTTAGTTGAAGACGACCCAACGACATCGCGCAGCATTGAACTGATGCTGACTCATGCCAACCTCAATGTGTTTTGTACAGATTTGGGGGAGGAGGGGATCGATCTTGCAAAGCTCTATGATTATGACTTGATTTTGCTTGATATCAACCTTCCGGATATGAGCGGACATGACGTTTTGCGTCAGCTACGGCTTGCGCGCATTGATACGCCAATCCTGATCCTTTCAGGGGCGGATGATACTGAAAACAAGCTAAAAGGCTTTGGTTTCGGTGCTGATGACTATATGACAAAACCGTTCCACCGGGAAGAGCTGGTGGCACGGATTCATGCCATCATCCGGCGGTCCAAGGGACATTCGCAGTCGATCATCAAAACCGGCCAGGTATGCGTTAACCTTGACGCCAAAACGGTTGAGGTGGATGGAAAATCCGTGCACCTGACAGGCAAAGAATACCAGATGCTGGAGCTTCTATCGTTGCGCAAGGGCACAACCTTAACGAAAGAGATGTTTTTGAACCATCTCTACGGCGGTATGGATGAGCCTGAGCTGAAAATCATCGACGTATTTATCTGCAAGCTGCGTAAAAAGCTGGCAGAGGCGACTGGTGGTATGAACCATATCGAAACCGTATGGGGGCGCGGCTATGTATTGCGTGATCCATCCCCGGTTGAGGAAGGTGAGCCTCGATTTGCTATGGGTGCATGA
- the recG gene encoding ATP-dependent DNA helicase RecG, producing the protein MSRPECLFPLFAELETLEGVGPKTARAFAGLGVEKPKDLLFLLPHSGIDRARRNSVRDFTPPTVVTVEVTVGEHHAPRSKGRPYRVMVEDAETEFQLVFFHARGDYLQKLLPTGEKRLVSGRVEAFEGIVQMVHPDHILRPEDAGDLPSFEPVYPLTAGVTQKLVAKAAASAMARMPDLPEWIDPSQKAREGWPDWAEAIRSGHAPTNNADFAATAPARQRLAYDEFFAHQLTLSLARASLRRAKGRATVATGQLQKTVLAALPYAPTGAQSRAVAEITADLAAPVRMNRLLQGDVGSGKTLVAFMALLVAVEAGGQGVMMAPTEILARQHLAGLQELAALVGVRLELLTGRDKGTERARKLADLAEGRIQILVGTHAVFQKDVFFQDLRLSIIDEQHRFGVSQRMELGAKGQAVDVLVMTATPIPRSLALASYGDMDVSVLDEKPPGRKPVQTALISTGRLDEVVEKLRQAVADGRQAYWVCPLVEESEFLDYASAEARFVQLRAALGEGVVAMVHGQMPAAEKDAAMAGFAIGHTKVLVATTVIEVGVNVPNASIMVIERAETFGLAQLHQLRGRVGRGAAQSTCLLMYQSPLSETGERRLKVLRDTEDGFRIAEEDLAMRGAGDLIGTAQSGLPRFRVADMERQTALMAIAQSDARKLLHDDPALTSARGQAVRMLLWLLDQDRAIRLISVG; encoded by the coding sequence ATGAGCCGCCCTGAATGTCTCTTTCCGCTGTTTGCAGAACTCGAAACCCTGGAGGGGGTCGGACCGAAAACGGCGCGTGCTTTTGCGGGCCTCGGAGTCGAGAAACCGAAAGATCTGCTCTTTCTTTTGCCCCATTCCGGGATTGACCGCGCCCGCCGCAACTCTGTTCGTGATTTCACGCCGCCCACTGTCGTCACGGTAGAGGTAACGGTGGGCGAACATCATGCGCCGCGCAGCAAGGGGCGGCCTTACCGCGTCATGGTTGAGGATGCCGAGACTGAATTCCAGCTGGTTTTCTTTCACGCGCGCGGCGACTATTTGCAAAAGCTGTTGCCAACGGGCGAAAAGCGCCTTGTCTCTGGTCGGGTTGAGGCCTTTGAGGGCATCGTGCAAATGGTGCATCCGGATCATATTTTGCGGCCTGAAGATGCCGGTGATCTGCCCTCGTTTGAACCGGTTTACCCGCTGACCGCTGGCGTGACGCAAAAGCTGGTGGCCAAGGCCGCCGCATCAGCAATGGCGCGGATGCCCGATTTGCCAGAGTGGATTGATCCCTCACAAAAAGCACGCGAGGGCTGGCCTGATTGGGCCGAAGCTATTCGCTCTGGCCATGCCCCAACCAATAATGCCGATTTTGCGGCAACGGCCCCTGCACGCCAACGCCTTGCTTATGATGAGTTTTTCGCCCATCAGTTAACGTTATCGCTTGCCCGTGCATCCTTGCGTCGTGCCAAGGGGCGCGCGACGGTGGCGACGGGGCAGTTGCAAAAAACGGTGCTTGCGGCCCTTCCTTATGCGCCAACGGGCGCCCAATCACGGGCTGTTGCTGAAATCACCGCCGATCTGGCCGCGCCGGTGCGGATGAACCGCTTGCTGCAAGGTGATGTCGGTTCGGGCAAGACATTGGTGGCCTTCATGGCGCTTTTGGTGGCGGTCGAGGCAGGGGGCCAAGGCGTCATGATGGCGCCCACAGAGATTTTGGCGCGGCAACATCTGGCCGGTTTGCAGGAATTGGCCGCGCTGGTCGGCGTACGGTTAGAGCTGTTGACAGGCCGGGACAAAGGCACGGAACGCGCGCGCAAACTGGCCGATTTGGCCGAGGGGCGCATTCAGATCTTGGTTGGTACCCATGCCGTTTTCCAAAAAGACGTATTTTTTCAAGATCTTCGACTGTCCATCATTGATGAGCAGCACCGTTTCGGCGTCTCGCAACGGATGGAACTGGGGGCAAAAGGGCAGGCGGTCGATGTCTTGGTCATGACCGCAACGCCGATCCCGCGCAGCCTCGCACTTGCCAGCTACGGCGATATGGATGTCTCGGTTTTGGATGAAAAACCGCCGGGGCGCAAACCGGTGCAAACCGCTTTGATTTCGACCGGTCGGTTGGATGAGGTGGTCGAGAAGCTCCGCCAAGCAGTGGCAGATGGGCGGCAGGCCTATTGGGTTTGCCCCTTGGTGGAAGAGAGCGAATTTCTCGATTACGCCTCGGCGGAGGCGCGGTTTGTGCAACTGCGTGCCGCATTGGGCGAAGGCGTGGTGGCGATGGTGCATGGCCAGATGCCTGCGGCGGAAAAAGATGCCGCGATGGCGGGGTTTGCGATCGGGCACACCAAAGTTTTGGTTGCGACCACGGTGATCGAGGTTGGCGTGAACGTTCCGAATGCATCGATCATGGTGATCGAGCGCGCGGAAACTTTTGGCCTTGCGCAGTTGCACCAGCTTCGGGGGCGCGTTGGGCGCGGCGCGGCCCAATCGACCTGTCTGCTCATGTATCAATCCCCACTGAGCGAGACGGGCGAGCGTCGCCTGAAAGTGCTGCGCGATACCGAGGACGGCTTTCGGATTGCGGAAGAAGACCTTGCCATGCGCGGCGCAGGGGACCTGATCGGCACGGCACAATCGGGCCTTCCGCGGTTTCGCGTCGCGGATATGGAACGTCAGACCGCCCTTATGGCCATTGCACAATCGGACGCACGCAAACTGCTGCATGATGATCCAGCCCTAACATCGGCACGCGGGCAGGCCGTGCGGATGCTGTTGTGGCTGTTGGATCAGGATCGCGCGATCAGGCTTATCTCTGTGGGATAG
- the trmFO gene encoding methylenetetrahydrofolate--tRNA-(uracil(54)-C(5))-methyltransferase (FADH(2)-oxidizing) TrmFO has product METETLNIIGGGMAGSEAAWQAANMGVRVVIHEMRPKVETFAHRTSNLAEMVCSNSFRSDDDERNAVGLLHWEMGAADGIIMETARAHRLPAGGALAVDRDLFSEAVTAKVLAHPLISVSYEEVTELPSEGKWIIATGPLTSGALAESIRATTGADALAFFDAIAPIVYADSVDMSVAWMQSRYDKGETEEEQTAYMNCPMDREQYEAFIDALLAAEKAEFHEGETAGYFDGCLPIEVIAERGRESLRFGPMKPVGLTNPHAEKKPYAVVQLRRDNKLGTLYNIVGFQTKMKYGAQSTVFKMIPGLHEARFARLGGIHRNTFINSPTLLDEQMRLRSHPNIRFAGQITGVEGYVESAAMGLLAGRMAAAELLGQDVPPPPPETAMGALITHITGGADAKTFQPMNVNFGLFPPIDAKGGRRGRKDRYKAYTDRAKEAFQAWLS; this is encoded by the coding sequence GTGGAAACCGAAACTCTGAACATCATTGGCGGCGGCATGGCCGGGTCTGAGGCTGCTTGGCAGGCGGCAAATATGGGTGTTCGCGTGGTGATCCATGAAATGCGGCCCAAGGTTGAGACTTTCGCCCATCGCACCAGCAATCTGGCTGAGATGGTCTGCTCCAACTCCTTCCGTTCTGATGATGACGAACGCAATGCCGTTGGCCTGCTTCATTGGGAAATGGGCGCGGCTGACGGGATCATCATGGAAACCGCCCGCGCGCACCGGTTGCCCGCAGGTGGCGCGCTGGCCGTTGACCGCGATCTCTTTTCCGAAGCAGTTACCGCCAAAGTGTTAGCTCATCCCTTGATTTCAGTTTCTTATGAAGAGGTTACAGAACTTCCTTCAGAAGGAAAGTGGATCATCGCGACGGGGCCTTTGACCTCTGGCGCGCTGGCCGAGAGCATTCGCGCAACAACCGGCGCCGATGCGCTGGCCTTTTTCGATGCCATTGCGCCAATTGTTTATGCGGATTCGGTCGATATGTCAGTCGCCTGGATGCAAAGCCGTTACGACAAGGGCGAGACCGAGGAAGAGCAAACCGCCTATATGAATTGCCCGATGGACCGTGAACAATACGAGGCATTTATTGATGCGCTTTTGGCGGCAGAAAAGGCAGAGTTTCATGAAGGCGAAACCGCTGGCTATTTCGATGGTTGCCTGCCGATTGAGGTGATCGCCGAACGCGGGCGCGAGTCGTTGCGCTTTGGCCCGATGAAGCCCGTTGGCCTGACCAACCCGCATGCCGAGAAGAAGCCCTATGCCGTGGTACAGCTGCGCCGCGACAATAAACTGGGCACGCTTTACAATATCGTCGGCTTCCAAACCAAGATGAAGTATGGCGCGCAATCGACTGTTTTTAAAATGATTCCTGGGTTGCATGAGGCAAGATTTGCCCGCCTTGGCGGCATTCACCGCAACACGTTCATCAATTCCCCCACGCTACTGGATGAGCAGATGCGCCTACGCTCTCACCCTAATATCCGCTTTGCGGGCCAGATTACTGGTGTGGAGGGCTATGTAGAAAGTGCTGCGATGGGGCTGCTTGCGGGCCGGATGGCTGCGGCAGAACTGCTGGGGCAAGATGTGCCGCCACCGCCGCCCGAAACCGCAATGGGCGCGCTGATTACCCATATCACGGGCGGAGCGGATGCAAAAACCTTCCAGCCAATGAACGTGAATTTTGGCCTCTTTCCCCCGATTGACGCCAAAGGTGGGCGGCGCGGACGTAAAGACCGCTACAAGGCCTATACCGACCGCGCCAAAGAAGCGTTTCAGGCGTGGCTTTCGTAA